CAGCGGCTCGGGTGCGGACACTGACGGTCACGGAAATCGTTGACGGGCTTCATGACCGGTTCCGCCTGCTGACCGGTGGTTCCCGTACGGCCGTGCGTCGTCAGCAGACTTTGCGTGCGTCGGTGGAGTGGTCACACGCACTGCTGACCGAAACTGAACGCGTCCTATTCCGAAGGTTGGCAGTGTTTCTCGGCGGGTTCGACTTGGACGCGGCCTTGGCGGTCGCGAGCGGCGATGCCATTGAGCGACACCAGATCATGGATCAGCTCACCCTGCTCGTAGAGAAGTCGCTCGTCGTGGCCGAAAACTCCGGCGGCCGGACGCGTTACCGGTTTCTGGAGACCGTCCGTCAGTACGCACTCGAGAAGCTCAGTGAATCCGGAGAGGGCGACGAAACCCGCTCTCGCCATCGCGATCACTACACGGCGCTGGCCGTACTCCTGGATGCTCCCGGACGCACCGACTACGAGCAGCGGATAAAACAGGCCGAGATCGAAATGGATAATCTCCGAGCCGCATTCGGGTGGAGCTTGGAGAACGCAAACCAAGAACAGGCTCTGGAACTCGCATCATCGCTGGAACCGCTGTGGCGTACCCAGGGCCGCATCCTGGAAGGGTGCGCCTGGTTCGACGCGGCACTCGGTGACGACGCGGGCCAGCGCCAGGTCGAGTCCCGGACACTCGCCCGTGCCCTCGCCGACAAGGCCGTACTCACAACCTTTCTGGCCGACAGTACGGCGCCAGCCCAACAGGCCCTGGCGATCGCTCGCGAAGTCGACGAGCCGACTCTGCTGGCGCGCGTCCTGGCGGCGTGCGGCACGGTCGCGGGCTACCTCTACGACGCCGAGTCGGCCGCAGGCTATTACGCCGAAGCGGCGGAATTCGCCCGCGCGACAGGCGATCTGTGGAGATTGAGCCACATCCTCGCGCAGCAGTCGAATAGCGCAGTCCTGCTGGGCGACCCAGGCGGAATACACGCGGTCGCCGAAGAAGGTCGTGATCTAGCCGACGCAATCGGCGATCCTTTCGGTGCTCGGCAGTGTCGCATGAGTCTGGCGTTCGCACATCTCATGCGAGGTGATGTGGCCGGCGCAGTGGAGCAGTTCACTGCCGCGGCGGCCCGCTGCGAAGTGGCGCACGATGAGTTCTTGAGAAGTACCGGTCTCATGGGTCTTGGTATTGCCCACGCGCACCTGGGCGAATTGAGCGCAGCACGCGCAGCGGCGGAGGTGGCGCTTGAGGCCGTCGCAGACCACAGCGAATACTTTCTCGGTTTGGGGCATGTGGCGGCCGCACAGGCGGCGTTGGCGGGTGGTGATGTGGCGGCAGCGCAGCTGGCGAGCGATGCGGCCTCTCGGTGCCTCAGTGTTGCGCAGCCAAAGCTGGCGGTGGCGCAACGCGGCTTCAACGCCATCGAGGCGGCTCTGGCCCTGGGTGACCTCACGGCCGCCCGCTTATGGGCCGATGAGGCTGTCGCCGTAGCGACAGGCTGGCACCGGGTGGCGGCACTACTGGCCCGCGCCCGACTGGCAAACGCACAAGGGCTGCGAGACCAAGCGGAGCGCGACGCCCACGATGCGCTCACCTGCGCAGCGAGCAGCGGAGTTCACCTACACCTGCCAGATATCCTTGACGTGCTGGCCGGTCTGAGCGTGAACGTCGAGAACTCCCGAGCGGCAAGGCTTTTCGGTGCGGCTGACTCCCGCCGCCAGCGTACCGGCCAGGTGCGATACAAGGTTCATCAGGCGGAGTGCGAGGCGTCGACCACCGAACTCCGAGAGGTGATGGGCCAGAACGACTTCGACGCAGCATGGGCAGAAGGCGCGGCACTCAGCACCGAAGAAGCGATCAGCTACGCGCAGCGTGGTCGCGGTGAGCGCAGACGCGCGTCCAGCGGCTGGGAGTCGTTGACGCCGGCCGAACTCGACGTTGTCCGACTGGTTACCGAGGGCCTGGGCAATAAGGACATCGCTGCCCGCCTCTTCGTCTCACCGCGAACGGTGCAGGCACACCTCACGCACGTCTACACCAAACTCGGGATCACCTCGCGCTTCCAGCTCATTCAGGAAGCGGCCGCGCACGCCGACTAGATCTTGGATAGCCCTGGAATGCGTTGCACCAGGCCGTCGTCGAGCATCTGCTGGAAGTGATCGGCGATGGTCTGTTCGACCGGCCGGTACGTCAGCCCGAGTTCCTTCTGGCTGCGGGTGTTGTCGAATGCCAAGGGGTAGCCGACATTACGGTCGACGAACTTTCTGGTGAGTCCGACGACCGGAGCGATGGCCTTGAAGACCACCTTGGGTGCCGTCGTCCTCGGAAACGCATAGAACGGGCCGAACTTTCGGCGCAGCACCTTGCCGATCTCCAGAAAGGTCAGGGTGTCGGCGTTGGCGATGTACCGTCCATGTGCCTCGGGAGTGAAGCCGGCGCGCAGGTGGGCTTCGGCGACGTCGCGGACATCGACTACGCCCGAGGCCATGTCCGGGGCCCCGGCCAGCATCGTGCCGTCGTAGAACTGCTTCATCGTGCTCAGGCTGGCCGAGTCGCTGGCACTGGTCAGCGAC
This genomic stretch from Mycobacterium paragordonae harbors:
- a CDS encoding helix-turn-helix transcriptional regulator; this translates as MSELPTGTVTLLLADVESSTQLWETEPDAMVAAIARLDRAVSDAVAAHDGVRPVEQGEGDSFVIAFARASDAVACAVELQRAPLAPIKLRIGIHTGEVRLRDEGNYVGPAINRTARLRDLGHGGQTVLSATTSELVVDQLPAEAWLTDLGSHLLRGLPRPERVVQLSHPDLRNDFPPLRTQGPSRTHNLPPQLTSFIGRQTETANLREALAAARLVTLTGAGGVGKTRLAVHVAAEIATEFSDGVFYVDLAPITHPDVVAVTAARALGLPDQPGRSTTDTLLRFIGGRQLLIVLDNCEHLLDATARLVTEMVSRAAGLTVLATSREPLGVTGEATWQVPSLGLTDDAIALFTDRAKLAKAGFTVTHEHTAVVAEICARLDGMPLAIELAAARVRTLTVTEIVDGLHDRFRLLTGGSRTAVRRQQTLRASVEWSHALLTETERVLFRRLAVFLGGFDLDAALAVASGDAIERHQIMDQLTLLVEKSLVVAENSGGRTRYRFLETVRQYALEKLSESGEGDETRSRHRDHYTALAVLLDAPGRTDYEQRIKQAEIEMDNLRAAFGWSLENANQEQALELASSLEPLWRTQGRILEGCAWFDAALGDDAGQRQVESRTLARALADKAVLTTFLADSTAPAQQALAIAREVDEPTLLARVLAACGTVAGYLYDAESAAGYYAEAAEFARATGDLWRLSHILAQQSNSAVLLGDPGGIHAVAEEGRDLADAIGDPFGARQCRMSLAFAHLMRGDVAGAVEQFTAAAARCEVAHDEFLRSTGLMGLGIAHAHLGELSAARAAAEVALEAVADHSEYFLGLGHVAAAQAALAGGDVAAAQLASDAASRCLSVAQPKLAVAQRGFNAIEAALALGDLTAARLWADEAVAVATGWHRVAALLARARLANAQGLRDQAERDAHDALTCAASSGVHLHLPDILDVLAGLSVNVENSRAARLFGAADSRRQRTGQVRYKVHQAECEASTTELREVMGQNDFDAAWAEGAALSTEEAISYAQRGRGERRRASSGWESLTPAELDVVRLVTEGLGNKDIAARLFVSPRTVQAHLTHVYTKLGITSRFQLIQEAAAHAD